The Solibacillus sp. FSL R7-0668 genome includes the window AACTTCTAATTTGCTTAAAATATTACTAACATGGGTTTTGACCGTCTTTAAGGCGATGAATAATTCCTCGGCAATTTCTTGATTCGCCAAGCCGCGTGCCATGCATTGTAGCACTTCCATTTCACGCTCTGTTAAATGGTCATGCAACGCTGGGGCTACTCCGCGCATCCGGGCCATCACTTTCGTCGTTGCTTCTGGCTCTAATACCGTTTCGCCGTTAATCGTTTTACGAATCGCCTCGGCAATTTGCTTAGCGTTGCTTGTTTTTAAAATATAGCTGACCGCGCCAGCTTCTAACGCAGGGTAGAGCTTATCATCATCGATAAAGCTTGTCACCATCATCACCTTTGCTTGCGGCCAGCTAGCGATAATTTCGGCCGTAGCCTGTGCCCCGTTTTTAATGGGCATCACATTGTCCATTAAGACAAGGTCAGGCTTTAATGCAAGCGTTTTTTCGATCGCCTCTTGACCATTCGCTGCCTCGCCAACGACTTCAATATCAGGCTGCGCAGAAAGGTAAGCTGCAACCCCTATGCGTACCATTTCGTGGTCATCAGCAATGACGACTTTAATCATCTAGTTGTTCCCCCTTCTTAAATGGGACTTTTACTTCAACAATTGTCCCTTCGTTTGGTACAGATACGATTTTATACGTACAGCCAATTTCGACTGCGCGCTCTGCGATATTACGTAAGCCGTAAGAGGAGGTTTTATCCCCATCTTTATCAAAGCCAAGACCATTATCTTGAATTCGTAAAATGGCTAACCCGTCACGCGCGATAAATAATAGTTCGACTTCACTTGCCTTTGCATGACGAAGTGTGTTCGATAAGGCTTCTTGAGCGATGCGGAAGAGATGGTCTTCCTCGACTTTCCCCAGTGTAATTTCTTCTATTTGATATTCTATATTAAAGTACACCTTTTCTTGGAGCTCGACAATTAAATCCTCTAATCCCTCTGCCAAGCTTTTATTGTGTAAGGCGACAGGGCGTAAATGTAACAGCAGGGCGCGCATTTCTAGCTGTGCTTGCTGTACGACTCTTTCGACTTGTGCCAACTGTTTTTGTGAATGCTCGTTTTCTTCCTGCTCTGTTAAGGCAGACAAAAGCATGGATGCTGCAAAAAGCTGCTGCGACACTGAATCATGCAATTCGCGTGCTAAACGCTGGCGCTCGGCAAGTAAGCGTTCCTGAACAATGGCATCGTTTGTTTCCACTTTTTCGCTAGATAGGCGCTGTAAGGAAGAACGCTGTGTTTCAATCAGTTCGTTTGTAACGAGCAGTGCCTTTTTCAGCGAGCTACTTGTATGCTTCATTTTTTTCGGGAAATCCGTTTCCGTTACCTTTTTGACAAGGCGAGTCGTTTGATTTTCCTTTAGCTTGACAGCAATGGTCATCCAAAGGGTAATGATGAAGCTAAAGCATGCCGCGACGATTACCATTAATGCTGCAAGTGGCATATCAAATTCACGATTATCGATTAAAAAGCGCCACGTTTCCTCGCGTGGCTGGCCATATAAGAATGCTAATATATTAAATGTAAAGGAACCAAAAAGAAATAATAGAATAACGAATCGTAATAAAAAGGTCATCATGCGCGTTGCACCTCCACATCGCCAATCCAAGTCGTCACATAAATGACCAGTACCCGTTTGGCATCCTGTGAACCATCTTCAATTTGAATTTGCTCATTTACACATTGCTTTGGCGTGTAGTTGAAGCATGTCGCTTGGCCATAAAGCGTGGAATAATTCAATTGAACGGTTACTTCATATGGTACTATGATACGAACTTTACCAAGTGACTGCTGGATAACGATGAGCGATTTTCCGGATGGTAAAATGGTTTCAGTTGCATCAATCGTGATATCGCCAATAAAACGCTGGATATGCAGGTCTTGCCACGAATAGCTTTCAGTAGGGGAGCTCGTCGAACCGATTAATTGATTTTGCTGTGTATCGAGCGTTAAATGATTTTTGATTTCGATGATATGCTCTTTTTTTGTTACATATTGATACAGTAAAAATAGAAGCGTCCCAATGATTAGTAAGCGCAGTGTCCAGATGTTAATGATGGCTAAAAATAAAAAGAAAAGTCCAGCCCATAGTAAGTATTGCTTTTTCTTTTTAAAGCTAAAATATAAAAAGGCTGCACCAATAATTAATAAAAAAACGGAACCATTATTGAATAATGTCAATTCGATTAACACGACAAGGGCAAAACAAATCATGATGATGGAAAGGTGATCGGTTGTAATCTTCTGCATGATGTCCCTCCTAAAACGTACAAAATGGAGAAAGCGCATTGAGGCTTTCTCCTTTAATATAGTAATTCTGAGTTTGGTTGAATCGCTGGTATACTTACTCTAGTATACCATTATTTTGCTTGCTCGATTAACTTTTGCTCTTTTTCTAATTGGGCTAAACGCGCTTCAAATGTTGTTACTTCATATTTATGCTCAATGCTTTGTGATAAGTCATCAATATAGTTGGATAGCTCATCGAATTGATCGACATTATTCGTTGTGAGTACCTTGTCCATTTGATAGTTAGCACGAACGACATTTTCTTTGCCCATTAGCTGTAGTTGACGCACTTTCATATCTTTAATTTTATGCTTCATTGTTTCAAATTTACGCTCAAGTGCGAAGTATTCATGATTAGCTGCATCAATGCTTGTTAATAATGCTTGCTTGCGTGTTGTATAGGCCGTCACTTCATCTTGTGCAAAGGCAATTAATTCCGCTTCATCTGTATTTTGTGCAAGCGTTAATTGGGCTTCGCGTTTTTCGAGCATCTCTACTGTTTGTGCAAGCTGACCTTCTAGCTCTTTTTTCAGTTGACCTTGACGTGCTAATAATTTACCTGTTTCTTCGGTTTGTTTTTCCGCTTCACGAATGTATTGGTTTAGCATTTTGATTGGATTTTTTTCGACCTTTTTATCGAATAATTCGTGTAAATCCGCTTGAATTGAGTATTTGAATTTTGTAAGTAAGTTTTTCATTGTGCTTTCGCTCCTTTTTATTTGTTTAAATTTGCCCATTCACGTTCGAAGTTTGTAAATGGGTCGTCTTCTTTTTTAGTGAAGATTTCTCTCTGTTCCTGCTTACGTGATTTGTAGATGTAGAATAAAATCCCGATAGCCACTAAGCCGATAAAGCCGGGGATATTGGATAAGGCACTGATTAACCCTGCAAGTGCGATCACTAAGCTCATCACTTTACCAAATGTACTTGTGCTTTCCGTGTAATAATGTAATCCAGCGGCAAGTAGTAAGCCTGATACGAGTAAACCAGCAACTGGTGCAAGTAAGACAAGTGCCACCATTGCAGCGACAAAGCCTGCTGAATATAAGAAAAATTTCTTCATGATGTATTCCTCCTTGTATTTGATGTCTTAATCGTACCGTCTCTGCGAAATTTTCATAACGACCTGTAATTGTATTTTCATCTAGGTCTAGAGGCTGAGGTGTCGTAAGCCTAAATTGTTCAATGAAATATATAGAAAGACCATTCTTTTTAGTGTATAATCCATCATGGAGAGTTTTTCTCGGTACATAGGTAACGGAGGAGGTTGGACAAGTTATGACATGGGCATGGATTTTAGGTATTATTGTGGCTTTAATCGCGGGTGTTGCAATCGGTTTCTACGCAGCTCGACAATATATGATGAAGTATTTAAAAGAGAACCCACCTATTAACGAACAAATGATTCGTGTAATGATGGCACAAATGGGACGCAAACCATCTGAAAAGCAAGTACGTCAAATGATGGCACAAATGAACAAGTTCCAAGATAAATAATGAAATAACAGCTACCCGTAGTGCTAATAAAGGCACTGCGGGTATTTTTTTTTGAAAGAAAAACAATCAGAATATTCTATTGATTCCGTCTGGAAACTAGTCTAAGCTAAAAGCAGTATAATTTTGGAGGTTTTAGTCATGACGACAGAAAAAACAAATGTGGAAAGCTTCGATTTAGACCATACGAAAGTTGTAGCACCGTATGTACGTCTTGCGGGTACAAAACAAGGCGCAAAAGGGGATGTTGTAACAAAATACGATATCCGCTTTAAGCAACCAAATAAAGAACATATGGAAATGCCAGCGCTTCACTCATTAGAGCACTTAATGGCTGACCGTATTCGCAATCATAGCGACGCAGTAGTAGACCTATCACCAATGGGCTGTCAAACAGGCTTTTATGTTTCGTTCATTAACTATGATGATTATGAAGGAATTTTGACAATTTTAGAAAAAACAGCACAAGATGTTTTAGCGGCAACTGCTGTACCTGCATGTAATGAAGTTCAATGCGGATGGGCAGCAAGCCATAGTTTAGAAGGTGCGCAGGCGTTAGCGCAGGAATTTTTAGACAAACGCGCGGAATGGCATATTGTTTTTAATGAAAACTAAAAAGCTGAACGTTACGGTTATAAAATCGTAGCGTTCAGCTTTTCTTTTATAATAAAGTCTGTGTATCGTTGCGGTAGGCAGGCACGAAGTCATGTAAAAACTTTGCCACTACTTGCTCATAATCACCAGGATTGTCATTAAAGGACTTTGCATGTGCCCCTTGATCAAATAATTTGAGTCTTTTCGGCTCCGACTTCGCTTCGTATAATTCCTCGGCCATTCGAGAAGGAATGAAATCATCCGGTGTGCTGTGGATAAATAGGACAGGCTTTTCGATATGTTCGACGGCATCGATTGGCATGACTTCTTTGACGGAGTAGCCATCCCGAATCCGCATGAAAAAGTCTGCAAAGGAAATGGAATATTTAGCATCAATCGGTACTGTATTTTCAAATATCTCTTTTAATAAAGCGGGGAAGTTTGAAAAGGCACAATCCGAAATATAAAAATCCGCATCGTCCGCAATTGTGCCCGCATATAACAATGTAGTCGCAGCGCCCATCGATTCGCCGTGAATGCCTATAATAGCATCGTGTCCCATTTCTTCGCGGACTTTATTAAAAACGGCCTGTAAATCAAATTTTTCGTAATGCCCGTAGCTAGTCGTTTTCCCTTCTGATTCGCCATGGCGACGATGGTCATACACGACTGCGTTAAAGCCAAGACGTTCGAACATACGGGCATAGCGCATCGAATTGATTTTATTTTCTGTAACACCATGACAAATGATGACGGTATTTTTTGTTTCTAGCGGTTTCAAAAAAATGCCTTTAATCATATAGCCATTTGGTGACTCGATGGCTAGTAATTCTTTTGGACATCCCTGATACCATGCCTCGTCAAAACGCTTGGATGAAATTTCACGCTCTAAAATGAAGGCATCATCCTTTTTCTTAATATACATAAGGCGATTTGTCATAAGGACACCTGTTACAGTTGTCGCAGCAGCGAGCAATGTTGTTACAATACTTCCGGATAAAAATAATGTGCGTTTTTTCATATGAAGTCACTCCCTTGATAATTTTATTATTCAATGAACACCGAACAGAAATCAACTGAAATGTACCAAATAGTATAAGCAAACTAAGGTGTTAAAAATGGAAGAAGTTTGATAAAATTTTAATGAGGCAACATTGTTTGCTATGGGATGGAGTAGGAAAGGGGAATGGATTTATGACACAAGAAGTAGTTATCGTAAGTGCAGTACGTACCGCAATTGGTGCATTTCAAGGAACATTAAAAGATATTGCCGCACCAACATTAGGTAGTATTGTCATTAAAGAAGCTTTACAACGAATTAATTTAGATGCAGCATTAGTAGATGAAGTCATTATGGGAAATGTACTAGCAGCAGGCACAGGTCAAAATCCAGCGCGACAGGCGAGTATGCAAGCAGGACTTCCATTTAACGTACCTGCCATGACGATTAATAAAGTATGTGGCTCGGGTTTAAAAGCAGTCCATTTAGCAACACAAGCTATTTTAGCAGGAGATGCAGAAATCATTGTTGCAGGTGGCTTTGAAAATATGAGCCAGGCACCCTATGTTATGCAAAATGCCCGAGAAGGCTTCCGAATGGGCGATCAAAAAATAATTGATACAATGATTAAAGATGGATTATGGTGCGCATTCAATGATTATCATATGGGCATTACTGCTGAAAATTTATGCGATCAATATCATATTACGCGCGAAGAACAAGATGCATTTGCAGCACGCTCACAGCAACGAGCAGCACAGGCAATTGCAGATGGCAAGTTTGCACAGGAAATCGTTCCCGTTGAAATACCACAGCGTAAAGGCGAGCCGATTGTATTTGCACAAGATGAGTACGTGAAAGCTGGCACAACAGCAGAAAAATTAAGTGGTTTACGTCCGGCCTTTAAAAAGGATGGTTCGGTAACGGCAGGGAACGCATCTGGCATTAATGACGGCGCGGCAGCAGTTGTTGTGATGTCAAAAGAGCGTGCAGCTGAGCTTGGCATCAAACCAATGGCAACAATTATTGCCAATGCAAGTGCAGGGGTTGATCCGGCGATTATGGGGATTGGTCCGGTTCAAGCTGTCAAAAAGGCGTTAGCAAAAGCAGATGTAACACTAGATAAAATGGATATAATTGAAGCGAATGAAGCATTTGCCGCACAATCAATTGCTGTGGATCGCGAATTAGTGTTCAATCATGATAAACTAAATATAAATGGCGGTGCGATTGCGTTAGGTCATCCAATTGGTGCAAGTGGTGCACGAATATTAGTGACACTTTTACACGAAATGCAAAAGCAAGATGCAAACTATGGTCTAGCAACACTTTGCATTGGTGGTGGACAAGGGGTAGCCACAATCGTACAGCGCTAACAAATGAAAAAGGTGAGTACAATGGCAAAAAAGAAACAACAACGTCAAACTTCAGAATTTGAGTTACCAAAGGAAAAAGCTGCAACATTAGCCGATCAATTAGGTGGCGATGTATTAGCAAAATTAAAAGCAGCAAAGCAGGAAATGGTTGCC containing:
- a CDS encoding sensor histidine kinase, which gives rise to MMTFLLRFVILLFLFGSFTFNILAFLYGQPREETWRFLIDNREFDMPLAALMVIVAACFSFIITLWMTIAVKLKENQTTRLVKKVTETDFPKKMKHTSSSLKKALLVTNELIETQRSSLQRLSSEKVETNDAIVQERLLAERQRLARELHDSVSQQLFAASMLLSALTEQEENEHSQKQLAQVERVVQQAQLEMRALLLHLRPVALHNKSLAEGLEDLIVELQEKVYFNIEYQIEEITLGKVEEDHLFRIAQEALSNTLRHAKASEVELLFIARDGLAILRIQDNGLGFDKDGDKTSSYGLRNIAERAVEIGCTYKIVSVPNEGTIVEVKVPFKKGEQLDD
- a CDS encoding acetyl-CoA C-acetyltransferase — translated: MTQEVVIVSAVRTAIGAFQGTLKDIAAPTLGSIVIKEALQRINLDAALVDEVIMGNVLAAGTGQNPARQASMQAGLPFNVPAMTINKVCGSGLKAVHLATQAILAGDAEIIVAGGFENMSQAPYVMQNAREGFRMGDQKIIDTMIKDGLWCAFNDYHMGITAENLCDQYHITREEQDAFAARSQQRAAQAIADGKFAQEIVPVEIPQRKGEPIVFAQDEYVKAGTTAEKLSGLRPAFKKDGSVTAGNASGINDGAAAVVVMSKERAAELGIKPMATIIANASAGVDPAIMGIGPVQAVKKALAKADVTLDKMDIIEANEAFAAQSIAVDRELVFNHDKLNINGGAIALGHPIGASGARILVTLLHEMQKQDANYGLATLCIGGGQGVATIVQR
- a CDS encoding alpha/beta hydrolase, with the protein product MKKRTLFLSGSIVTTLLAAATTVTGVLMTNRLMYIKKKDDAFILEREISSKRFDEAWYQGCPKELLAIESPNGYMIKGIFLKPLETKNTVIICHGVTENKINSMRYARMFERLGFNAVVYDHRRHGESEGKTTSYGHYEKFDLQAVFNKVREEMGHDAIIGIHGESMGAATTLLYAGTIADDADFYISDCAFSNFPALLKEIFENTVPIDAKYSISFADFFMRIRDGYSVKEVMPIDAVEHIEKPVLFIHSTPDDFIPSRMAEELYEAKSEPKRLKLFDQGAHAKSFNDNPGDYEQVVAKFLHDFVPAYRNDTQTLL
- a CDS encoding S-ribosylhomocysteine lyase, which translates into the protein MTTEKTNVESFDLDHTKVVAPYVRLAGTKQGAKGDVVTKYDIRFKQPNKEHMEMPALHSLEHLMADRIRNHSDAVVDLSPMGCQTGFYVSFINYDDYEGILTILEKTAQDVLAATAVPACNEVQCGWAASHSLEGAQALAQEFLDKRAEWHIVFNEN
- a CDS encoding YqkE family protein, with protein sequence MAKKKQQRQTSEFELPKEKAATLADQLGGDVLAKLKAAKQEMVADEQAKEEERIAKEKFEKKQREKNMSFEELLNQYGDQGSKF
- a CDS encoding lmo0954 family membrane protein encodes the protein MKKFFLYSAGFVAAMVALVLLAPVAGLLVSGLLLAAGLHYYTESTSTFGKVMSLVIALAGLISALSNIPGFIGLVAIGILFYIYKSRKQEQREIFTKKEDDPFTNFEREWANLNK
- a CDS encoding PspA/IM30 family protein, whose amino-acid sequence is MKNLLTKFKYSIQADLHELFDKKVEKNPIKMLNQYIREAEKQTEETGKLLARQGQLKKELEGQLAQTVEMLEKREAQLTLAQNTDEAELIAFAQDEVTAYTTRKQALLTSIDAANHEYFALERKFETMKHKIKDMKVRQLQLMGKENVVRANYQMDKVLTTNNVDQFDELSNYIDDLSQSIEHKYEVTTFEARLAQLEKEQKLIEQAK
- the liaF gene encoding cell wall-active antibiotics response protein LiaF, whose translation is MQKITTDHLSIIMICFALVVLIELTLFNNGSVFLLIIGAAFLYFSFKKKKQYLLWAGLFFLFLAIINIWTLRLLIIGTLLFLLYQYVTKKEHIIEIKNHLTLDTQQNQLIGSTSSPTESYSWQDLHIQRFIGDITIDATETILPSGKSLIVIQQSLGKVRIIVPYEVTVQLNYSTLYGQATCFNYTPKQCVNEQIQIEDGSQDAKRVLVIYVTTWIGDVEVQRA
- a CDS encoding YneF family protein, yielding MTWAWILGIIVALIAGVAIGFYAARQYMMKYLKENPPINEQMIRVMMAQMGRKPSEKQVRQMMAQMNKFQDK
- a CDS encoding response regulator transcription factor; translated protein: MIKVVIADDHEMVRIGVAAYLSAQPDIEVVGEAANGQEAIEKTLALKPDLVLMDNVMPIKNGAQATAEIIASWPQAKVMMVTSFIDDDKLYPALEAGAVSYILKTSNAKQIAEAIRKTINGETVLEPEATTKVMARMRGVAPALHDHLTEREMEVLQCMARGLANQEIAEELFIALKTVKTHVSNILSKLEVQDRTQAVVYAFQNGLVK